Within the Miscanthus floridulus cultivar M001 chromosome 17, ASM1932011v1, whole genome shotgun sequence genome, the region CGAATGCCTTAGATTAAAAAGctctctttgattttgaggttggtttgaaccaaactccctcaaatggtaccttgtggcatgaaatggtggaaagaaacCAGGCCTCACTGCATAGCCAGCATCGACAAGATAGAATTTGCCTAGAAATTAGCAGATAGGAATATGTTTTAGTAGTTTCATTTAGGATTAAGCAAAGTGTCAATGGTTTTTTATGGTTTGGATGATACCTGGTGGCACTCTAAGGCCATCAGCTCTTTCAAGAGTATCAAACAAGATAAGAGCATCATGTGTAGATCCCTCCCAACTAGCAAGCACATAGGTGAATCTGAGGTCAAAGTCCACAGCTGCCAACACATTTTGTGTGATGGTGTGCTTCGTACCTCTAAAGGCAACTTGCATCTTCACAGGCACTCTAGCTAATACATGAGTACCATCAATTACTCCAATGCAGTCCTAAATCAACAAAACATAAGTGCAAGTGAATATTAACACTAAACTGATAATGAATGAGATCTATGTATGACAAGTTATGGATACCAATCTTGAAATAGGGGTACCACCTTCTGCTCCCAAGGATCCTAGGATGGACATTGGTCGCAGGAGGGACAATCAATTCATTCCTCAGCTCTCCTACCACATATAATACCTTCTGAAAGAACCTACTAATTGTCTCTGTGGACCTCCTAAAGGTGAGGTCAACCACCCTAAATCTCTCATTGTGAccaacaacatgcaagaacatggcTACTTGTTCTTCAACAGATGCATGTATGCTGTCAGTGACAAGCTCTCTACTACAGAAAAGGTCACAAAGTTGGAAAAGGGGGCCCTCTTCATTCTAAGAAGGTTGACATAGTGCACATCATTAGATTCATAGATGTATCTAAGGTTGTTCATCCTCTGTTTGTCCCTCTCAGCCAAGGGACCATAGGTGACTGAGCGTGAATCTTCAACTCTCCTCCTAAACCACATGAAAAACCAAGCAACCACTGCAACAACGACAGTAGCGGTAGCCCTACGCCTAGCTTCAAAGGCCATGTCTACCAACAGGATGGAGGGCAACATCAGAAAGGGAGCATGCAACATGGGTGTGTACTGCTTAGCAAGCAAAAAATCAGACAAAATGAACTATCAAAGACGCGGCTGCCACACCAAAGGGTGCTCCTCTAGCATATACTATTACACAATCAACATCACTGACCTCTAGGCACTTTGCTCAATGTGTACAACAAAATAGGCATCAACATGTAGAAGATCTACACAAAATATGAGGTATAAACCAAATACGaagcatcatgtatagatctgagCTAAGAACAGGTAAATCAGGTATAGCATCGCACAGATCTGAGGATGTCAAACCAAGAACCCTAATTTCTTGGCATTTTAAGCAAAATCCACCAACAAATCAACAAAATCGACACTGAAGAAGGGGGAGGGAAAGAGCGCAGGTGGCATATACAGTCAAAGCGCCAAAGGACCGAGAGAAATCCACCGACGAGGGTCGCCTGGGTAGGGCCATTGAGGTCAAGGGGGAGCTAGAGGGGAGTTCGCACTGGAGCTATGGCGGAAGGAGAGGCGAAGAGTGAGGTGGTAACCCTAGCCGCGACCCGCGCACGTTCTTTATGGCCCAGACAGCCTCATCTCCCGCGCTCTGCGCAAAGGTTCCCGCCAAGCACTGAGTGAGCCTGCACCGAGAGGGAAGTGGGGATCGAGAAGACGGCGCCGTCTGGGATGGAGGAGGGAATCTGCATGGGAGGAAGCGGGAAAAAGGTACGAGTAGGGCAACTAAACATAGGCGAATGCATCAAAGGATGCGGGATGGGCCATATGACGGTCCGGTtcgggcaaccaatcacgccctaagGGTAAAGGTTAGCCAGGCCGTTCGTGCacccatagtagtagtagtactagtatatCGAGTTCTAGGTCCATGGTTTATGTAAGTATGCTTAGTTGTGTCAGGGTTTTGATGCTCCCTCTTCAGTGACGAAGAGGTAGGATGGCTTTTGAGTCTCCATGGCGAGATCGTCGTAATGACGATGATTTCGTTTTCTTTCTTGAGCATAATAATGTGGCAGGTGTTCTGCCGTTTCATTCAGTAGGGAGCAAAAGTTCAGAGTCTACAAAATGTAGTTTTACAGGGTGTTCTGTCGTTTTATAATGAAGTCTTTTGGGTTCTTTTCTACCTTAACGATGGtgtcatgttcgcttctcttataatccgtctttttcagcttatttttttagccagaacagtgtttttctctcccaacaaatcagaatagtgttttgacttgttttttcagcgaagcgaacggaaccCTTGTGAGACAGAGGCTTAACATATCTGTGTCAAAGCTTCTATTATTGTTGGACTCTTTTATGGGAGTGTAGCGTTGTTCAATGCCCATGGAAACAACGACTTCTTCATCATCTTTCTTCGATTTCTACAGCAAGATCCGGTACCCATCTACCCTTTGGTTTGACGATAATGGTGGAAATATCAATCTTGCATTGTTTGGTGTGGGTCCAAAGACGATTCTCTTGTAGCGATTTCAAGATCTTGTCGCTAGCACCAGGTGGCTACTGCAATCATCAATTGCAAGAGAAATCTGCATCTGCTACGTTGTGTTTTTCAATTTTCGGCGAGTAACATGTTtttaggaagaagaagacaacctcAGAAAATTTCTttgcattttttattttattggttgtTGTGTGTCAAAGTGTCTTATTTGTTCTTAAAATTTAAACActtctaaaaaaagcaagcagATGCATCACTAGTACGTGATGTGCACTAAACATTACAGCTAGCCGTGCGTGGGAACGGCCTGGCTGACCGAACGGTGAGTCCTGAGAGACTCACTCTTTATCTGTGGCTTTGGCCGCAGCGATCAGGGGAAAAAAACTCTCTCGTCTGCCCTACATCCAAAGCATATGTCCGTGACCAGCTCATCTTACGGAGCTACGATGCCGCTGTGTAAGGTTGAAGTAGGAGTTCGAGGATTTTCTCGATCTGCGTGAGAGGATTTTCTCGATCTATACCTGAGGGCTGTCTGGCCATCGCGGATCGAGTTTTTTTATATAAGTGCGTGCATTTAAATAAAAGTAAAAACATCGTGATCTCCAAACATCAATTATCGTTATAATGATATAAAATTTTTATAAAATATTATGTCACTAGATTCACATTTTAATAGACTTCCTCATTCTATAGTTTTGTTACAAACAAATAACGCCCTGTGTCAAACTATTGCTCGTCATATTTAGAAAGAGATGACGTAACTTTCTTCTTTACATGCCCGTGCTCGAAGATCAACACGCAACTTAACTAAACATAGAGGTGCGTCCTTATTTCTGCCGTGTTCTCCTTCTAGTAGTATATAATCATATTTGAACAAAGGAAAAGTCAAAGTTCATAAATTTTGACTAATAATTAGTCAAATTGTGTGAAAGTTTAGAGCATAAAACTTGCATCAATAAATTTATGTTAAAAGTGCCTATAAGATGTTGATTTTTAAGCAGGTTATAAGAGAAATTAATGGTCAAAATATATTTTGTATGACTTTTTGCCTGTTCTAATACAATTACTTTCTCCAATCCAAATTATTAgcgttttggcttttctggatTCATAACTTTTGACAtgtttaaatacatagtaaaatgatgtacctagaaaagtcaaagtatcttataatttgaaatgaatgGAGTACCATttttgaacggagggagtaaaagTTATGTGCGCAAAGTTCCATGCCATTTCTTCCCCGTTGGAGCCTTCCAGGGACCTCAACCGGCACAACGCGTGCAACCGGAATGGAATGGAGCTGATGCTGATCGGTTTCCATTCCTAGGCAATTTCGCTGCTGTTGCATGGTCCTGCAGCCGCTTGCTTGTGTTTGGGGCTCGATTGTGACGTCCTCGGattattgttgtcttgtgcagaTAAGGTGGAGTGGTTGGCTCTGTTTTGTCTCATCTATCTATGATGCACATTGTGCATCTCGCCATGTCTGAGCACCGGAGAAGTAATCAAAGGGATGATGAAAGGCAGTACCATGTGGCGTCATTATATTAGTAATTCACTATTAGTCAATGCAAAAATGAATCGTTAACAAACGCAGCGCATGTTCTCTATGTAACACGTTACTAAGGTAGGAGTAATAGCAAACTTGCATTTGAGCATCCCTTTCTTTTCTAGTTGAAATTGACAGTCGTAGTACCAGTAGTCATGCTAAGATACTCGTTAAGCTCAGGTACCTTTCCAATCATTTTCATTATTAGTAGTTATGCTAAGATACTAGCAGGTGGTTGTAAAAAAATAGATGTGCTCTGATGGCCTGTCCGCCTGTCCTTCATATGCACATGACACGTACTGATATTTTTTTTGAGTAAACGACACGTACTGATATCGCTTGTTCAGATTTGCATTAGACAGGATTATGATATCTAACCACTTGCTGTGATATTCATCGGTGTCCCATCTTGAACGTAATCTAACTAGATTACTTAGGATTGTTGGCCTCCCTACTAGTTTTTTCACTTTCATAGCTAGTCTCATGAATTGGATATGCTCTTGCCCTATATCCGCTTTCGATCGACAGATAAAATGAAACTTCAATACTTGAACATCCATGACACACCTGAATGGTACTTGGAGAGCTGAGTGAAAGCCGCGATGTAGCCTATGTTTGTGTAACtcaaatttcatgtgatttcAAGAGCCTTTTGTATACATCCATAGCATTCATACCCACATCAGGAAATCAAACTCCCGTTTCCAGCGATCTGAGCTTTTGATTGTCATCTTGTGCAAAATTAGTGGCTTCTATTTGCAGTTATAATATGCTTTGCCAAAATTTTGATGTTGATTGATGGGGCCAAGTAACTTACGCGGTTGTGTGTTTGACTCTTCTTTCTAATGTGGTAAATTACCATGCAAATCGCCCATATTTATGTGTATATTTATGCAGGAGGGCTAGCTTAAAGCGCCTACTTTAGTGTCTGGAATTACTGTATGAGCACTCAAACTAATGCCGTGCTCAAACCACACCATGATCATGTCTCCTTCAACAGGTGTACCACCACGGCACACCCCACACACCATGAACCATGAGCTGCTCAGAGCTGCTGCCACCGGCGACAAGGCGCTCCTAGAACAGGTCCTCGCTTTGAGAAGCACTACTGACAATGGAGGCGAGTTGGAAGCCACGCAGCGAGGCAACCCGAGCTGCCTGAAAGGCGTCACCTCGGAGGGGAACACGGCGCTCCATATCGCCGCCGGCCGTGGCTACCTGGAGCACGCCCGCATAATGTGCGACCTTGACGCGTCGCTCGTCAGGGCCAGGAACAACCTGCGCAACACTCCTCTGATCTGTGCCGCGAAGGCCGGGCATGTCGACGTGGTGTGCTACCTCATGGAGCATGCCCTTGCCCCTGCGACGGTGGCAGCGTCGCCGCCGTGGTATGCTGGCGCGTCTAGCAACGAGGAGTCCATGATACGGGCCAGGAACTCGGAAGGTGCGACCGCGATGCACGAGGCCATCAGGAACGGCCATGAGGCGGTCCTGGCGAAGCTCATGTCCGCGGACGGTGGACTGGCCGCGGTGGTCGACGGGAAGGGCTTCTCCCCGTTGTACCTGGCGGCCGCGTTAGGCCGCGCCGACATGGTCGACGTCCTGATCGCAGGCTCTCCGCCTGATGGGGTGAAATCTCCGGCGTACTACGCCGGACCCGATGGACAGACTGCCCTGCACGCTGCGGTCCTTGCTAGTGAAGGTAAGCTGCCAATCTTTCTTGGGCATTTCGTGCTTTTGATTTGATATGGTTCCTGATGATGTGTTGCATTTGCATACAACTGGAATATTTCAAGAAATGAGCAAGTCGCTGTGGTGCTGGGAGCCGACGCTCGCGAAGAAGGTGGACAACTCTGGGAACACGGCCCTCCACCATGCGGCGTCGGCTGGGAAGATCGGAGCAGTGAAGCTTCTCCTGCTGGACGACTCTTCGCTGGCGTACATCCCGGACGTGGACGGGCTCTTCCCCGTGCACACCGCCGCGAAGATGGGCAAGATCGACATCATCGAGCAGCTCATGGAAACGTGCCCCAACAGCGAGGAGCTGCTGGACAACCGAGGGAGGAACGTCCTGCACTGCGCCATCGAGcacaagaaggagaaggtggTGCAGCACATGTGCAAGAACCCGAGGTTCGGGAGGATGATGAACGCGCGGGACAGCAGGGGGAACACGCCGCTGCACCTGGCTGTGAAGCACGGCTGCGACAGGATCGCCATGCTGCTGGTGCGTGACGTGAAGGTGAACCTGAGCATCATGAACAACGACGGCGCGACGCCGCTGGACCTGGCCATCAACGAGCTCGACCA harbors:
- the LOC136514844 gene encoding ankyrin repeat-containing protein At5g02620-like, whose protein sequence is MPCSNHTMIMSPSTGVPPRHTPHTMNHELLRAAATGDKALLEQVLALRSTTDNGGELEATQRGNPSCLKGVTSEGNTALHIAAGRGYLEHARIMCDLDASLVRARNNLRNTPLICAAKAGHVDVVCYLMEHALAPATVAASPPWYAGASSNEESMIRARNSEGATAMHEAIRNGHEAVLAKLMSADGGLAAVVDGKGFSPLYLAAALGRADMVDVLIAGSPPDGVKSPAYYAGPDGQTALHAAVLASEEMSKSLWCWEPTLAKKVDNSGNTALHHAASAGKIGAVKLLLLDDSSLAYIPDVDGLFPVHTAAKMGKIDIIEQLMETCPNSEELLDNRGRNVLHCAIEHKKEKVVQHMCKNPRFGRMMNARDSRGNTPLHLAVKHGCDRIAMLLVRDVKVNLSIMNNDGATPLDLAINELDHGYTYPMNPEVLIVQCLVWCGAHRSPRRRDEYLNKRTGVGGSEKELSKFTNLTQNRAIGSVLIATVTFAAPFTMPGTAADAAERPAFWAFILSDALAFLCSTVATCLLMYAGLTTVHPRYRSRYHVWSSNLLHVGVLLVIATFAFGVHLALSPPGTGIPGGNLNAAVCAMACVSVVFAQPGTWWPTVLAKPIWARLGLKGLLGVLLGPRPIPCQKLLLSRTPWLNLFKMLATLLILALILVTFLLDMSYLRPPAAQHRFSSNLLLQSQRQFCSYPT